From the genome of Nasonia vitripennis strain AsymCx chromosome 1, Nvit_psr_1.1, whole genome shotgun sequence, one region includes:
- the LOC100123932 gene encoding venom acid phosphatase Acph-1-like, whose translation MVLRKLLPSLVCLLCLARASPIEKNLKLEMVQALLRHGARTAINCEIELVPGLDESAYEPYGMAQLTAEGMQEEYRLGQMLRERYKDFLPDIYKPEDAFAYSSGYDRTKASLQLVLASLYQPTGDLAWNDELNWMPIPVHSNPWNLDILMKPRNCPTYMEKLQQVHESREFQEDLQEHGEILQLLRSAYGNDFKHDRIMCAYWINVINKDMNLTLTKWYTEENHAKLAKLVKLYLNSLSYTDTLKRLNGGTMLRRFIENMKSAHRKIYLYGGHDKTVYSFLKANNITLSWIPDYGSSVIVEKLSDERNRVYVKLLLWSGSPKQLTTLKLENCGEACPLSEYLKIVNPYLPSKEEMRCLFENLESADIEKILNNDFIVMNKE comes from the exons CTGCTGAGACACGGAGCGCGGACAGCCATCAACTGCGAAATCGAACTGGTACCGGGTCTCGATGAAAGTGCCTACGAACCCTATGGGATGGCTCAATTGACGGCG GAAGGGATGCAAGAAGAATACAGGCTTGGCCAGATGCTTCGCGAGCGCTACAAGGACTTCCTGCCGGACATCTACAAGCCCGAGGATGCGTTTGCCTACAGCTCGGGCTACGATCGCACGAAAGCTTCTCTTCAGCTGGTCCTCGCTTCTCTGTACCAGCCCACCGGCGACCTCGCTTGGAACGACGAGCTCAACTGGATGCCCATACCCGTGCACTCGAACCCGTGGAACTTGGATATCCTCATGAAGCCGAGGAACTGTCCCAC GTACATGGAGAAATTGCAACAAGTTCACGAGTCCCGAGAGTTCCAAGAAGATCTGCAGGAGCACGGCGAGATCCTGCAGCTGTTGCGAAGCGCGTACGGAAACGATTTCAAGCACGACCGGATAATGTGCGCCTACTGGATCAACGTTATAAAC AAAGACATGAATCTTACCTTGACCAAATGGTACACCGAGGAGAATCACGCGAAACTGGCCAAACTGGTCAAGTTGTACCTGAACTCTCTGTCGTACACTGACACCTTGAAACGACTGAACGGTGGCACGATGCTGAGGAGATTCATCGAGAACATGAAATCCGCTCACAGAAAGATATACCTGTACGGCGGACACGACAAGACCGTATACTCGTTTCTCAAAGCGAACAATATTACGCTCTCTTGGATACCCGACTACGGGAGCTCTGTCATCGTGGAGAAACTTTCGGACGAGCGTAACAGAGTCTACGTGAAG CTACTGTTGTGGTCCGGCAGCCCGAAACAACTGACGACTCTGAAACTGGAAAACTGCGGCGAGGCGTGTCCACTGTCGGAGTACTTGAAAATCGTGAACCCTTATTTGCCGTCCAAAGAAGAGATGAGATGCCTCTTCGAGAATCTCGAGTCCGCTGATATAGAGAAAATCTTGAACAATGATTTCATCGTCATGAACAAGGAGTGA
- the LOC100679177 gene encoding lysosomal acid phosphatase-like, which produces MKRLFRHGDRTPEKVEIYKTDPYDPDFYEQYGYGQLHKAGMEREHKLGEMLRKRYNDFLGDYYVDDIYAYSTDYDRTKMSLQLVLNGLYPPTAKMRWSANIEWFPIPTHYEPFETDFISFDVNGKCSQEYKKLFTEAEKSPEVIKKFEENGDFLDYVRDKTQIISERLVPISMIASELQCVRSLGLPLPDWCSEKDFKRLQEFQALYYDLTAKTELMKRIAAGPVIERFLDNVKDSEKLGNKKKLYLYGAHDINVGVFTRAHNFTGIPKNPAYGSAVIVEKLRGPDDQIYLRMLYWTGVSEKLIALKLDSCAHECLLSNYIDIISPVLPEIGFTKCKTSACCKISRTYTKKINPDVKMPHLFAGEDQLSFKYGHELLL; this is translated from the exons ATGAAAAGA TTATTTAGACATGGGGACAGGACACCCGAAAAGGTCGAGATTTACAAAACCGACCCCTACGATCCAGACTTCTATGAACAATATGGCTACGGGCAGCTGCATAAA GCTGGCATGGAACGGGAGCATAAACTCGGCGAAATGTTAAGAAAACGATACAACGATTTCCTCGGCGATTACTATGTCGACGACATCTACGCCTACAGCACGGACTACGATCGCACGAAGATGTCTCTGCAGCTGGTATTGAACGGCCTGTATCCTCCGACTGCCAAAATGCGTTGGAGTGCAAATATAGAGTGGTTCCCGATACCTACCCACTACGAGCCTTTCGAAACCGATTTCATATCGTTTGATGTTAATGGAAAATGTTCACAAGA gTACAAGAAATTATTTACGGAAGCCGAAAAGTCACCTGAAGTAATCAAGAAGTTTGAAGAGAACGGCGACTTTTTGGACTACGTCAGAGATAAAACTCAAATAATTTCTGAACGACTTGTCCCAATTTCAATGATAGCTTCGGAACTGCAATGCGTT CGCAGTCTAGGGCTACCCTTGCCAGACTGGTGTTCCGAGAAAGATTTCAAAAGACTTCAAGAGTTCCAAGCCTTGTATTACGATCTTACAGCAAAGACAGAATTGATGAAAAGAATCGCAGCTGGACCTGTCATCGAACGCTTTTTGGATAACGTAAAAGATTCTGAGAAGCTTGGAAACAAGAAGAAACTTTATCTCTACGGCGCTCACGATATCAACGTGGGAGTTTTCACCAGAGCTCACAACTTCACGGGTATTCCGAAAAACCCCGCTTATGGGAGCGCTGTGattgttgaaaaattaagGGGCCCAGATGATCAAATTTATTTGAGA ATGCTTTATTGGACTGGTGTATCAGAGAAACTGATTGCATTAAAACTCGACAGCTGTGCACACGAATGTCTCTTATCAAACTATATAGATATTATTAGTCCAGTTCTTCCTGAGATTGGATTTACAAAGTGTAAAACATCAGCGTGCTGTAAAATCAGCAGAACGTACACAAAGAAAATCAATCCTGACGTGAAAATGCCCCATTTATTTGCGGGAGAAGATCAGTTATCGTTTAAATATGGACACGAATTGTTGTtgtag
- the LOC107981791 gene encoding venom acid phosphatase Acph-1-like yields MARYHTIHRQLEESPEVKMFEKYNDFAKEMSDKTGELYPTTKLYRLFKNLRAALSMGLSLPDWCSKEEHEKLEDLAHLSSLIRTHTPQMTRIVAGPMVQQFLENIEKSDKGLDGKEIYLYSGHDVNIAQFCNAHKIPDYGTALIIEKLRGPDSQVYARYKSLVASILPDEESRSCFPTYQTQSLVDTCLSISNK; encoded by the exons ATGGCCAG atacCACACAATCCATAGACAACTGGAGGAGTCGCCGGAAGTGAAGATGTTCGAAAAATACAACGACTTCGCTAAGGAGATGAGCGACAAGACTGGCGAACTTTACCCGACCACAAAACTGTACAGACTATTCAAAAATCTCAGAGCCGCT CTGAGCATGGGCTTGTCCTTGCCCGATTGGTGCAGCAAAGAAGAGCACGAGAAGCTCGAAGATCTCGCGCATCTGTCCTCTTTAATCCGGACGCACACCCCGCAGATGACCAGAATAGTCGCGGGACCAATGGTCCAACAATTTCTCGAAAATATCGAGAAAAGTGACAAAGGACTGGATGGTAAAGAAATATACCTGTACAGTGGCCACGATGTCAACATAGCGCAGTTTTGCAACGCGCACAAGATTCCCGATTACGGCACTGCTCTAATCATCGAGAAGCTCAGGGGACCGGATAGTCAAGTTTACGCGAGA TACAAGTCACTCGTCGCATCGATTCTGCCGGATGAAGAGTCCAGATCGTGCTTCCCTACTTATCAAACTCAAAGTCTTGTTGATACTTGTTTATCGATAAGTAATAAATAG
- the LOC100123934 gene encoding venom acid phosphatase Acph-1-like, with product MKIALNTILFLVLNHIFISTAQPTDYKLELVQVLFRHGDRTPQGDELYPTDPYRQVFADIGFGQLTKVGMNREHKIGQLLKKRYDSYLGDFQADKVYGYSTDYDRTKMSLQLVLAGVFPPSEKTSWNDDIHWLPIPNHYEPYTSNFLSTNDGCEKFNHLLKDVGNSKEVQAKLAKYKDFLKYVSNQTGIINLDPMAMYRVYNNIRAALSLGLPLPDWCSEEDFAKLLELTIISHDALTHTPLMTRIVVGPTVERLLKNIDNNEMKTDKRKIYLYSAHDVNLASFSNAHKFTGIPRNPDYGTALIVEKLRGRDGQVYLRMLLWTGADERLIPLNVEGCANECPLSYYKSWVAHILPDDEVRECTHIDISKEGA from the exons ATGAAGATAGCGTTGAACACCATACTTTTCCTTGTTTTGAATCATATTTTCATCTCGACAGCCCAGCCAACCGATTACAAACTTGAATTAGTACAAGTA CTATTTAGACATGGTGACCGAACTCCTCAAGGGGACGAGCTTTATCCAACAGATCCTTACCGACAAGTGTTTGCAGACATTGGATTCGGGCAATTAACGAAA GTCGGAATGAACAGAGAGCACAAAATTGGCCAACTGCTAAAAAAACGTTACGATAGTTATCTCGGAGACTTTCAAGCAGATAAAGTTTATGGCTACAGCACCGACTATGACCGTACGAAGATGTCACTGCAGCTGGTTCTCGCAGGAGTATTTCCTCCATCGGAGAAGACCTCCTGGAATGACGACATTCATTGGTTGCCGATCCCGAATCATTACGAACCCTACACCAGCAATTTCCTGAGTACTAACGACGGTTGcgaaaa ATTCAATCACTTACTGAAAGACGTCGGCAATTCGAAAGAAGTGCAGGCAAAGCTTGCGAAGTACaaagattttttgaaatacGTCAGCAACCAAACGGGTATTATCAATTTAGATCCAATGGCAATGTACAGAGTTTATAACAACATCAGAGCTGCT TTGAGCTTGGGCCTGCCATTGCCAGACTGGTGCTCCGAAGAGGATTTCGCCAAACTCCTGGAGCTCACCATCATTTCACACGATGCCTTGACGCACACGCCTCTCATGACAAGAATCGTCGTAGGTCCGACGGTTGAGCGCCTCCTGAAGAATATCGATAACAACGAAATGAAGACTGACAAGAGGAAAATTTACCTGTACAGCGCTCACGACGTTAATCTCGCATCGTTCAGCAATGCCCACAAGTTCACTGGTATCCCCCGGAATCCCGATTACGGAACAGCTTTGATTGTCGAGAAACTAAGAGGACGCGATGGACAGGTTTATCTTCGT atgcTATTGTGGACGGGTGCTGACGAAAGGCTGATCCCCTTGAACGTGGAAGGTTGTGCCAACGAATGTCCGTTATCGTATTACAAATCGTGGGTCGCGCACATTCTGCCGGACGACGAAGTCAGAGAATGCACTCATATCGATATCAGCAAAGAAGGTGCTTAG